From the Streptomyces sp. Sge12 genome, the window TCTCGAACCGGCCAAGGACGGCGGGGCACGTACGGGCACCGAGGAGCGTCCCGGCGGCGGTGGCCCGACCCGGCATCTGCGGGTCGCGGTCATCGGCACCGGCTTCTCGGGTCTGGGCACCGCCATCCGGCTGCTGCAGTCGGGCATCGACGACTTCCTGGTGTTCGAGCGGGCCGACGAGGTCGGCGGCACCTGGCGCGACAACAGCTATCCGGGTTGTGCGTGCGACGTCATGTCCCACCTCTACTCGTTCTCCTTCGCCCGGAACCCGAACTGGAAGTCGACGTTCGCCTCGCGGGACGAGCTGTTCGCGTATCTGCGGGACACGGCCGACCGTTTCGGGGTGCGTCCGCACATCCGGTTCGGGCACGAGCTGGAGGCCGCCCGCTGGGACGAGGGCGAGCGGCACTGGAGGATCGAGACCTCCCAGGGCCAGTACACCGCGCAGTTCCTGGTGACCGGTACCGGCTACCTCAGTGAGGCGGCCGTACCGGACATCAAGGGGCTCGCGGACTTCGAGGGGAAGGTCTTCCACTCCTCGAACTGGGACCACGACCACGACCTGGCCGGCCGCCGGGTCGCCGTGATCGGTACGGGGGCCTCGGCGATCCAGTTCGTGCCGGCGATCCAGCCCGAGGTCGGGCACCTGGACCTGTACCAGCGCACGCCGGCCTGGATCGGGCCCAAGCCGGACAAGGTCAACAGTGCGCGGCACACCGCGATGCTGCGTTCGCTGCCGGGCTACCAGCAGTTCCGGCGGGGTTTCAACATGTGGGGCCGGGAGATCCTGGCGTTCTTCTGGAAGCGGCCCAAGCTGGCCGAGAAGGTCCAGAAGATGGCCAGCGACCACTTGGAGAAGTCGGTGGCGGACGAGGCGCTGCGCAAGCGGCTGACGCCCGACTACCTGGTGGCGTGCAAGCGGCTGCTGTTCTCCAACACGTGGTACCCGGCGATCCAGCAGCCCAATGTGGAGATCGTCACGGACCAGATCGCCGAGGTCCGGGCGAAGTCGATCGTGGGGTCGGACGGGGTCGAGCGCGAGG encodes:
- a CDS encoding flavin-containing monooxygenase — its product is MTSILEPAKDGGARTGTEERPGGGGPTRHLRVAVIGTGFSGLGTAIRLLQSGIDDFLVFERADEVGGTWRDNSYPGCACDVMSHLYSFSFARNPNWKSTFASRDELFAYLRDTADRFGVRPHIRFGHELEAARWDEGERHWRIETSQGQYTAQFLVTGTGYLSEAAVPDIKGLADFEGKVFHSSNWDHDHDLAGRRVAVIGTGASAIQFVPAIQPEVGHLDLYQRTPAWIGPKPDKVNSARHTAMLRSLPGYQQFRRGFNMWGREILAFFWKRPKLAEKVQKMASDHLEKSVADEALRKRLTPDYLVACKRLLFSNTWYPAIQQPNVEIVTDQIAEVRAKSIVGSDGVEREVDTIILGTGFQATDRPVARRIWGRGGAQLREVWKDGMSAHRGTTVAGFPNLFMLLGPNTALGHSSQTVMIEAQVQYVVDSLKQVEKRGLASIEVRQEAQDAYNRRLDRHLEGTVWMSGGCKSWYLDANGRNTSIFPTYTWRFRRGTKRLDLSEYQLASQVRSTKPVPHQ